From the genome of Glycine max cultivar Williams 82 chromosome 2, Glycine_max_v4.0, whole genome shotgun sequence, one region includes:
- the LOC100499877 gene encoding uncharacterized protein LOC100499877: protein MADSKAGLRKPVFTKVDQLRPGTSGHTLTVKVVNAKMVMQKGRSDGPQSRQMRIAECLVGDETGMIIFTARNDQVDMMKEAATVILRNAKIDMFKGSMRLAVDKWGRVEVTEPASFTVKEDNNLSLIEYELVNVVVE, encoded by the exons ATGGCAGATTCCAAAGCTGGATTGAGGAAGCCAGTGTTTACCAAGGTTGATCAGCTTCGCCCGGGGACCAGCGGGCACACTTTAACTGTGAAGGTGGTCAATGCTAAGATGGTGATGCAGAAAGGTCGTTCTGATGGTCCTCAATCCCGTCAGATGCGAATTGCTGAATGTTTGGTTGGCGATGAGACTGGAATGATCATATTCACTGCCAGAAATGATCAAG TGGATATGATGAAAGAGGCTGCTACTGTGATCCTGCGCAATGCCAAAATTGACATGTTCAAAGGATCAATGAGGCTTGCTGTGGACAAGTGGGGCCGTGTGGAAGTCACAGAACCTGCTAGTTTTACTGTGAAGGAAGATAATAACTTGTCTCTCATTGAGTATGAACTGGTGAATGTTGTTGTGGAATGA
- the LOC100803945 gene encoding carbonic anhydrase 2 isoform X2: protein MAGESYEEAIASLTKLLSEKADLGGVAAAKIKDLTAELDAAGSKPFNPEERIRTGFIQFKNEKFEKNPDLYGELAKGQSPKFMVFACSDSRVCPSHILDFQPGEAFMVRNIANMVPPYDKTKYSGAGAAIEYAVLHLKVENIVVIGHSCCGGIKGLMSIPDDGTTASEFIEQWVQICTPAKSKVKAGKSDLSFSEQCTNCEKEAVNVSLGNLLTYPFVRDGVVNKTLALKGAHYDFVNGNFELWDLNFKLLPTISV, encoded by the exons ATGGCAGGAGAATCATACGAGGAAGCCATCGCGAGTCTGACCAAGCTTCTCAG TGAAAAAGCTGACCTCGGTGGTGTTGCCGCCGCAAAGATCAAGGATCTGACGGCGGAGCTTGATGCCGCCGGTTCGAAGCCGTTTAACCCGGAGGAGAGGATCAGAACCGGCTTCATCCaatttaagaatgagaaatttgA GAAAAATCCTGATCTATATGGCGAACTTGCCAAAGGCCAGAGCCCAAAG TTTATGGTATTTGCATGCTCAGATTCGAGAGTTTGTCCATCTCATATTCTGGATTTCCAACCGGGTGAGGCCTTTATGGTCCGAAACATTGCCAACATGGTTCCCCCATATGACAAG ACGAAGTATTCAGGAGCAGGGGCTGCCATAGAATATGCAGTGTTGCATTTAAAG GTGGAGAATATTGTAGTTATTGGACACAGTTGCTGTGGAGGTATAAAGGGGCTCATGTCTATCCCAGATGACGGGACCACTGCAAG TGAATTCATAGAGCAATGGGTCCAAATTTGTACTCCAGCAAAGTCCAAGGTTAAAGCAGGAAAAAGTGACTTAAGTTTTTCAGAGCAATGTACTAACTGTGAGAAG GAAGCTGTGAATGTATCACTTGGTAACCTATTAACATATCCATTTGTTAGAGATGGTGTTGTTAACAAAACTCTGGCTTTGAAAGGAGCACATTATGATTTCGTTAATGGCAATTTTGAGCTGTGGGATTTGAACTTCAAACTTTTGCCCACTATATCCGTTTAA
- the LOC100500151 gene encoding uncharacterized protein LOC100500151 yields MADSKSGLRKPVFTKVDQLCPGTSGHTLTVKVVNAKMVMQRGRSDGPQSRQMRIAECLVGDETGMIIFTARNDQVDTMTEGATVILRNAKIDMFKGSMRLAVDKWGRVELTEPASFTVKEDNNLSLIEYELVNVVAE; encoded by the exons ATGGCAGATTCAAAATCAGGATTGAGGAAACCAGTGTTCACCAAGGTTGATCAGCTTTGCCCGGGGACCAGTGGGCACACTTTAACTGTGAAGGTGGTCAATGCTAAGATGGTGATGCAGAGAGGTCGCTCTGATGGTCCTCAATCTCGTCAAATGCGAATTGCTGAGTGCTTGGTTGGTGATGAGACTGGAATGATCATATTCACCGCCAGAAATGATCAAG TGGATACGATGACAGAGGGAGCTACTGTGATCCTGCGTAACGCCAAAATTGACATGTTCAAAGGATCAATGAGGCTTGCTGTGGACAAGTGGGGCCGTGTGGAACTCACAGAACCTGCTAGTTTCACTGTGAAGGAAGATAATAACTTGTCTCTCATTGAGTATGAACTGGTGAATGTTGTTGCGGAATGA
- the LOC100797939 gene encoding polygalacturonase 1 beta-like protein 3 encodes MNKQLRLLCLFILFSLFLCVGFAGAGDTAEKNPFTPKAFAIRYWDKEIRSGLPKPPFLVSKASPLSAAEAAAFLKLVSGNSLSTRLPEFCAAAKLLCFPEVGPRLEKHDKDANFAVYRDNNFTNYGTGRPGGLDSFKNYSEGENIPVNDFRRYSRDSAGHKDGFLSYGTNGNVVQQSFHTYAAGATGGTGEFKHYADETNVPNLGFTSYSDNANGRTQSFSSYSENGNAGEQTFTSYGKNGNGPTNVFASYGTESNVVGSGFSNYAETANAANDTFKGYGIDMNNPTNTFSNYAAGGNGAVERFSSYRDKANVGADSFTSYAKAANAADIGFSNYGKSFNEGTDTFTTYAKSSDGETKVGFTSYGVNNTFKDYEKKGTTVSFARYTNISTTLSVSASSVSGSLVNKWVEPGKFFREKMMKEGTVMPMPDIKDKMPERSFLPRSILSKLPFSVSKIDELKQVFKASDNGSMEKMMKDSLEECERAPSSGETKRCVGSLEDMIDFATSVLGRNVAVRTTQNVNGSKKSVVVGPVRGINGGKVTQSVSCHQSLFPYLLYYCHAVPKVRVYEADLLDPKTKAKINRGVAICHLDTSDWSPTHGAFLSLGSVPGRIEVCHWIFENDMAWTIAD; translated from the exons ATGAACAAACAACTCAGGCTGCTCTGTCTCTTTATCCTCTTCTCCTTATTTCTCTGT GTGGGTTTCGCCGGCGCCGGAGACACGGCGGAGAAAAACCCGTTCACCCCAAAAGCCTTCGCGATTCGGTATTGGGACAAAGAGATCCGCAGCGGGTTACCGAAGCCACCGTTTCTTGTATCAAAGGCGTCGCCGCTGAGCGCGGCGGAGGCGGCGGCGTTCTTAAAGCTCGTCTCCGGGAACTCGCTCTCCACGCGGCTGCCGGAATTCTGCGCCGCCGCGAAGCTCCTCTGCTTCCCGGAGGTGGGGCCCCGCCTCGAGAAACACGACAAAGACGCGAACTTTGCTGTTTACAGAGACAATAACTTCACCAACTACGGAACGGGTCGACCTGGTGGACTCGACTCGTTTAAAAACTACTCCGAGGGAGAGAATATTCCGGTGAACGATTTCCGGCGATATAGCCGCGACTCCGCCGGGCATAAAGATGGTTTTCTGAGCTACGGCACGAACGGCAACGTGGTGCAGCAGAGCTTCCATACCTACGCCGCCGGAGCCACCGGCGGCACCGGCGAGTTCAAGCACTACGCCGACGAAACCAACGTCCCGAACCTCGGCTTCACCTCCTATTCCGACAACGCCAACGGCAGAACCCAATCTTTCTCTTCCTACTCCGAAAACGGCAATGCCGGCGAGCAGACATTCACCTCGTACGGCAAAAATGGCAACGGCCCGACCAACGTGTTCGCCTCGTACGGAACAGAGTCCAACGTTGTCGGGTCCGGGTTCTCCAACTACGCTGAGACCGCCAACGCCGCCAACGACACCTTCAAAGGCTACGGCATAGACATGAACAACCCCACCAACACGTTCTCCAACTACGCTGCCGGCGGCAACGGCGCCGTCGAGAGATTCTCCAGCTACCGCGACAAGGCCAACGTCGGCGCCGACTCCTTCACCTCGTACGCCAAAGCCGCCAACGCCGCAGACATCGGATTCTCGAACTACGGCAAGTCCTTCAACGAGGGAACCGACACGTTCACCACGTACGCTAAATCCTCGGATGGCGAAACAAAAGTAGGGTTCACTTCCTACGGCGTAAACAACACTTTCAAGGATTACGAGAAAAAGGGTACCACTGTCTCATTCGCCAGGTACACCAACATTAGCACGACCCTCTCAGTTTCAGCTTCATCAGTCAGTGGCAGTTTGGTAAATAAGTGGGTGGAGCCGGGTAAGTTTTTTCgtgagaagatgatgaaggaaggAACCGTGATGCCGATGCCTgacataaaagataaaatgcCGGAAAGGTCGTTTTTGCCCCGGAGCATTTTATCGAAATTACCGTTTTCGGTTTCGAAGATTGATGAGTTGAAGCAAGTCTTCAAGGCTTCTGATAACGGCTCCAtggagaagatgatgaaggactCGTTGGAGGAGTGCGAGCGTGCACCGAGTAGCGGCGAGACAAAACGCTGCGTTGGGTCGCTCGAGGACATGATCGATTTTGCAACCTCTGTTTTGGGTCGAAACGTCGCCGTTCGGACTACCCAGAACGTGAACGGGTCCAAGAAGAGTGTGGTGGTGGGGCCCGTCAGGGGAATCAACGGTGGTAAAGTCACCCAATCAGTGTCGTGCCACCAGAGCCTGTTCCCTTACCTGCTCTACTACTGCCACGCGGTTCCTAAGGTTCGGGTCTACGAAGCGGATCTTCTCGACCCGAAAACAAAAGCTAAGATTAACCGCGGAGTTGCCATCTGCCACTTGGATACATCGGATTGGAGCCCCACACACGGAGCGTTTCTCTCGCTCGGGTCGGTCCCGGGTCGGATCGAGGTGTGCCACTGGATCTTTGAGAACGACATGGCGTGGACCATTGCGGATTGA
- the LOC100803945 gene encoding carbonic anhydrase 2 isoform X1 → MAGALKKCMMLCCTSKIVSKEEMAGESYEEAIASLTKLLSEKADLGGVAAAKIKDLTAELDAAGSKPFNPEERIRTGFIQFKNEKFEKNPDLYGELAKGQSPKFMVFACSDSRVCPSHILDFQPGEAFMVRNIANMVPPYDKTKYSGAGAAIEYAVLHLKVENIVVIGHSCCGGIKGLMSIPDDGTTASEFIEQWVQICTPAKSKVKAGKSDLSFSEQCTNCEKEAVNVSLGNLLTYPFVRDGVVNKTLALKGAHYDFVNGNFELWDLNFKLLPTISV, encoded by the exons ATGGCTGGAGCATTAAAAAAGTGCATGATGCTGTGTTGCACGAGCAAGATTGTCTCG AAGGAAGAAATGGCAGGAGAATCATACGAGGAAGCCATCGCGAGTCTGACCAAGCTTCTCAG TGAAAAAGCTGACCTCGGTGGTGTTGCCGCCGCAAAGATCAAGGATCTGACGGCGGAGCTTGATGCCGCCGGTTCGAAGCCGTTTAACCCGGAGGAGAGGATCAGAACCGGCTTCATCCaatttaagaatgagaaatttgA GAAAAATCCTGATCTATATGGCGAACTTGCCAAAGGCCAGAGCCCAAAG TTTATGGTATTTGCATGCTCAGATTCGAGAGTTTGTCCATCTCATATTCTGGATTTCCAACCGGGTGAGGCCTTTATGGTCCGAAACATTGCCAACATGGTTCCCCCATATGACAAG ACGAAGTATTCAGGAGCAGGGGCTGCCATAGAATATGCAGTGTTGCATTTAAAG GTGGAGAATATTGTAGTTATTGGACACAGTTGCTGTGGAGGTATAAAGGGGCTCATGTCTATCCCAGATGACGGGACCACTGCAAG TGAATTCATAGAGCAATGGGTCCAAATTTGTACTCCAGCAAAGTCCAAGGTTAAAGCAGGAAAAAGTGACTTAAGTTTTTCAGAGCAATGTACTAACTGTGAGAAG GAAGCTGTGAATGTATCACTTGGTAACCTATTAACATATCCATTTGTTAGAGATGGTGTTGTTAACAAAACTCTGGCTTTGAAAGGAGCACATTATGATTTCGTTAATGGCAATTTTGAGCTGTGGGATTTGAACTTCAAACTTTTGCCCACTATATCCGTTTAA